The Athalia rosae chromosome 4, iyAthRosa1.1, whole genome shotgun sequence DNA segment ATTGCGGGGTGGGGGAAAATCACGGTCCAAAAATTTACGACGATAATTGTACGTACGCAGCTGTAGAGCGGGTACAAAATATGTACCGAAGAACGTGGCGTGTACAGAAAATGGCTTtctcgatgaataaattttctgttGCAGACGCGGCCGAGCGTTTATTGACTCTCCTcggcgtcgacgacgacgacgacgacgtatcgTCTTCGGAAGATGAGGGGGTGGAGGTCGACCTGGACGACAGCGACGTCGACGAGCCTCAGGACACTCGACTCCTTCATCAACTGGCGGTATCGCTGGCCCAGGAGTTGAAATACGCTAAGCAAAATAGctcgaatttgaaattggcACAGAGTCAGAACGTCAAGGACTCGGTCCAGATGAGTATGGACTTCGCGTCGGAGCTGGCGAGTCCGAAAACCGTCGAAAATGATCATTTCGACGGATTTTACCGAAGCGATGACGTCGACCGCGAGTCCACCTACCCTCATCTCCACCGTCACAGTCCTCGGTATTCTTCGCAGCATCGCTCGCTCCATCCGCAGGGTCAAAATCACCATCAATCGTTACCTCCGCCTCCCCCCTACGAATCGAAATTCAATTCGCAGTCGCAAAGTCGTAATCAAAGTGGCGTACAAGTGGAGAAGACCCATTTCAATTTCGGCAATATACCACCACCAAGTTTTCAAACCAATAGCTACTCGACTCACCtggacgatgaaaataaaacggaaacaATGACGTCGTCTTACCTAGCGTCGTTCGAGGGACCGTTTCCGTCGAATTCTCGTAGCagaattggaaaattggaGGGCGAAGAAACGCGGAGTACGGACGAAGTTTCGTGGGGAATCGGATGGGACGCTTGCGCGTCCGAAGCACTTCGTTACCTCGTCG contains these protein-coding regions:
- the LOC105688916 gene encoding uncharacterized protein LOC105688916, with the translated sequence MRDTNDMMEDAICEDTMMECSGDGGGLEDLVNLASDIADSAPSIRDAAERLLTLLGVDDDDDDVSSSEDEGVEVDLDDSDVDEPQDTRLLHQLAVSLAQELKYAKQNSSNLKLAQSQNVKDSVQMSMDFASELASPKTVENDHFDGFYRSDDVDRESTYPHLHRHSPRYSSQHRSLHPQGQNHHQSLPPPPPYESKFNSQSQSRNQSGVQVEKTHFNFGNIPPPSFQTNSYSTHLDDENKTETMTSSYLASFEGPFPSNSRSRIGKLEGEETRSTDEVSWGIGWDACASEALRYLVEDEGLPPHHPTVIAMKNHLDMQRARVLS